From the genome of Candidatus Binatia bacterium:
GCATTTACTACCCTGGTTGCGGCATTGAGTTTCACGCCCTGGGTTGCCGCCGTGCAGCCGGGCGAGCAGCCGTGGGGGCTGCTCGCGTTTCGCATTGCCGGTTACGCGGCGCTGGCGGCGGTCGGGTTCGCCGGCGCGAGGGGCGCCCTGTCGTCCGGGGGACGCAGCTCGCGCGCCGCACTGGCGGCCATCGCGATCGTGGCGGTCGCGGCCCTGTCGGCCGCGCTATCAGTGCACCGGGGCAAGAGTCTCGAAGCCATGCTCAACGGTCTCGGCATCCTGGGCTTGTTCCTCGCGGCGGCGCTGCTGGTGCGCGGCGCGCGCTGGATTCGCGCCGTCGCGCTGATCGAGGTCCTGGCCGCCGTGCCGGTCGCCCTCCTCGGCATCGCCCAGCACTTCCGGCCGGATCTCGTGCCGGCCGAGAGCAGCTATCCCGGCCGCGCCCTCGGCCCCTTTGGCCAGCCCAACCGCTTCGGCGGTTTCCTCATCGCCTCGATCCCTCTCGCCATCGCCCTCGCCTTCGCCGTTCCCGGCTACAATCGCGTGCTGCGCGTCGCCCTCTTCGCGGCGGTTCTCGTGCTGGCGCTCGCCCTCGTCTACACCTACTCGCGCGGCGCTTGGCTCGGCCTGGGCGCCGGGCTCGTCGTCCTGGCCGCGCTCCTCGTCCGATGGCCCTCGCTCCGTCCCGAGCCCGCGCTCGCGGCGGCCGCGGCGGCGCTGCTCGTGATTCCGATCCTCATGGCGCTCCCGTCCATCGCCGGAAGGCTCGCGTCGCGTCCTGCCGGGGCGGCCTGGAACCTTCCGATCGATCCCGAGCGCGAGGGAAGCGGCGCGATGCGCCGCGCGGTTTGGGCGGGCGCGCTCGCGGCCGCATCGCACCGTCCGCTGCTGGGCTGGGGCGCCGGGGCCTTCCGCGAAGGGTACGACCGCTCCAAGAGCGCGACCCTGAAGCGGCTGGAGGCCGAGGGCGGGCGCACCGCCGACCAGGCGCACAGCTTCTATCTCGAAACCCTCGCGGAGCGCGGCGCTCTGGGTCTCGCCGCCTTCCTGCTCTTCTCGGGGCTGGTTCTGGCCGGGGGACTCGCGGCGCTCGGAACGGGCGCGCCGGCCGAGGCCCGTCTCCTCTCGGCCGGCCTTCTCGCTTCGCTCGCGGCGCTCCTCGTCCACGCCCTCCTCGAGGACAACCTCTCGTTCGCCGCGCACGGCGCGGTCTTCGCGGCGAACGCGGGGCTCCTCGTGGCGTCGGCGCCCGGCCCCCGGCGTTCGCTCCGGCTTCGCGTCCCCGGCGTCCTGGGTCTCGCCGCGGGGCTCGCGGCCGCGGTCCTGGCCGTTCTGAGCGCGTTCGGCGCCTCGGCGGCTCAGGCCGGCGGACAGGCCATGGCCGGCGGCGCGGCCGAGACGGCGCTCGCGAACTATTCGCGCGCGGAGCGGCTCGCGCCGTGGAACGACGCATACGCGATCGGCGCCGCGCACGCGGCGGAGGCCGCAGCCAACGGGGGCGTCCAGAGCGAGCGCCTCGGCGAGGCCGAGCGCTTCTACCGCAGCGCGATCGCGGCGAACGGCAGCGATCCGGTCACGCGTCACGAGCTGGCGCGGCTGTACCTGGCGCACCCGGACCGGTTCGGCGCGGAGGGGGGGCGCGCCGCCATCGGAGAGCTCCGGGCGGCGCTCGCGCAGAACCCGTATTACGCCGAGATCCGGAACGAC
Proteins encoded in this window:
- a CDS encoding O-antigen ligase family protein codes for the protein MSFTPWVAAVQPGEQPWGLLAFRIAGYAALAAVGFAGARGALSSGGRSSRAALAAIAIVAVAALSAALSVHRGKSLEAMLNGLGILGLFLAAALLVRGARWIRAVALIEVLAAVPVALLGIAQHFRPDLVPAESSYPGRALGPFGQPNRFGGFLIASIPLAIALAFAVPGYNRVLRVALFAAVLVLALALVYTYSRGAWLGLGAGLVVLAALLVRWPSLRPEPALAAAAAALLVIPILMALPSIAGRLASRPAGAAWNLPIDPEREGSGAMRRAVWAGALAAASHRPLLGWGAGAFREGYDRSKSATLKRLEAEGGRTADQAHSFYLETLAERGALGLAAFLLFSGLVLAGGLAALGTGAPAEARLLSAGLLASLAALLVHALLEDNLSFAAHGAVFAANAGLLVASAPGPRRSLRLRVPGVLGLAAGLAAAVLAVLSAFGASAAQAGGQAMAGGAAETALANYSRAERLAPWNDAYAIGAAHAAEAAANGGVQSERLGEAERFYRSAIAANGSDPVTRHELARLYLAHPDRFGAEGGRAAIGELRAALAQNPYYAEIRNDLGVALVRSGDLAGASREFETASQGRRAFVDPLVNLAALAIQRGDRAEAARRIGEALARDPGSERARAMQAEISRVIR